The DNA sequence CGGCGGACAGCTCGAAGTCGTCCCTGCGCACCACCGGGCGGGCCCCCTCTGCGCCCAGAAGCGACAGACGGCGGTCGGCGGCACCGAAGGTGGCGCCCGCTCCTTCGTAGGTGGTGACCTCGTAGCCGGAAAGACGCATCAGCTCGGCCGCTACCGAGTCGAACGCAGCCGCGCCACCACGGGCCTGCGGGCCGCGCCCCGCCCGGGCCGCCGCCGTGGAGTCGTCCACCAGCAGCGCCGAGTCCAACCCTGGAGGCCGGGCGAGTTGGCGAAGCCGCTCGAAGACGCGGATGCGCGTGGAGTCGGGCTCCTGCGCCTGCAAGGGGGCGGCCGACAGCATCAGCGCCAGTACCCCCAGGAAGCGTGCCGCCCTCCGCTCCGCCGCCCCCCTGCTCCGCCTCATCCGCCGACTCCTACCGCTCCCTCCGGTGGTTCGTCGGACGCCGATAGGATCCGGTTCTCCCGGCGCCGGTGGATCACGGCGGACAGCCAGATGCTCACCTCGTACAGGAGCACCAGCGGGACCATCATCAACACCGTGAGCGTGATCACGTCTCCCGGCGACAGGAAGGACGCGATGATGGTATTGATGACCAGCGCGTGCCTGCGTTTGCTGCGCAGGAAATGCGGAGTCACCAGCCCCAGGGCGGAGAGGATCATCACCACCACGGGCAATTCGAAGACCACGCCGAACCCGATCAGCAGCTTGGTGACGAAGCCGAAATAGCGGTTGACCTCCAGCGTGCTTTCCAGGAACTCGCTCTGGAAGCCCAGCAGGAAGGGGATCGTCACCGGCAGGGCGATGAAGTAGGCCATGGCGGCGCCGGCCAGGAAGAGGAGGAGCCCGAAGTAGAGGCTGGGCACGATGACGCGCCGCTCTTCCTTCTCCAGAGCCGGGGAGAGAAAGCTCCAGACCTGATAGATGAGGATGGGAAAGGACAGGACCAGCCCCACGACCAGCGCCAGCTTGAGGGTGACGAAGAAGCCGTCCGTCAGCGCCAGGGCGATGAGCTTGGTGTCGGGCCGGAAGCGTTGCAGCGGGTCCAGCAGGATCTGGATGACGCCGAACCGCTGGACGATGAAGAACCCCAGCAGCGTCCCGGCGACCACGGCGAAGAGCGACCAGAGGATCCGCCAGCGGAGCTCTTCCAGGTGGTCCAGGAAGGGCATCTCACCCTTCGGGTTGATTCTCCGCTCCGTCATTCCCGTCCACGGGCAGCCCCAGGGGGAGCCCCAACTGATCCAGACTCGCCAGCTCGCGCCGCTGCCGGGCGCGAACCTCGCTCACGAAGTCCTCAAACTCGTCCAGATCCCGGAAGTTCCGGTACACGGAGGCATAGCGGACGTAGGCCACCCGGTCCACCTGCCGGAGCTGGTGCATGACCATCTCGCTGATGCGGGCGCTGGTCACCTCGACCCCGGCCGAGCGGCTCAGAGCGTCCTCGATGTCCTCGACGATCTGGTCGACCGTCTCGGCCGAGACCGGCCGCTTGGCGCAGGCCGCGTTCAGGCTCCGGAGGAGCTTGGCCCGGCTGTACTCCTCGGACTCCCCGTTGCGCTTGAGCACACGCACGGGTCGCTCCTCGATCACTTCATAGGTGGTGAAGCGGGCGCCGCATTGCTCACACTCGCGGCGACGCCGCACTGCGCGGCCCCCGCGGCTCAAACGGGTGTCTACGACCCGGGTGTCGGTCGCGTCACACGCGGCGCAGCGCATGGCGGGGGGGTGTCGGCCTCAACCGATCTCGGACAAACGCTCGCGCGCGACCCGCGCCGCGTCGGAGTCCGGATAGCCCGTCACCACCCGCTGGAAGTACCGCCGAGCCGCATCCGCGTTGCCCCGGTCCAACTCCAGCACGCCCACCCGATACAGCGCGTCGGCCGCGAGCGGGTCCGCAGGAAACAGCTCCGGAATCCGCAGGAAACCCGCGATGGCTTCCTCCACGTCTCCGTCCTGCGCCAGCTGATCGGAGAGGTAGTAGCGGGCCTCGGGCACCCGTTGGTGCGTGGGGTACTGCTGGATGAACTGCTCGAAGCCCATGCGGGCAGCGGTGGACGACCGTCGCTGATACGCCGAGTAGGCCGCATCGAACGCGGCATCGGCCTCCTCCGAGCTCCCCGCGGACGAGGGGCCCCGCGAGGAATCGTACTCGTCCAGACGCGCCCGTCCCGCCTCTACCTGATCGCGCAGCTGTGTGAGCGTGCGCTGGTTCACTCCCGACATCTCCTGGACCTGGATCAACTGGTCTTTGATGTCGAGCAGTTCTCGCTGCACGTGGCCGCGGAACTCGAAGGAGTAGTCGGCTTCGGACCGCAAGGTGTCACCGATCTGGTCCAGCTCTTCGAACAGCCGCTGGAAGATCGAGTCCTGGCGGGCGGACTGCGCGCGCATCTCGCCGCGCAGATCCCTCAGGTCACGCTTGGTGGCACAACCCGTCAGCAGCACGACCGACGCAAGCAGAACGGCGGCGCTCCTCCGCGCCGAGGCAGCGCGCAGCCACCCAATCACGAAGGAGCGCCGTTCCATGCGAGTCAGCGGGCCACCGGCTGGATGTCGTTCTCACCAGCGGTGATGACGAAGGCCGCTCGGCGGTTGCGCGACCAGGCCATCTCGTTGGAACCGGAGTCGAGCGGACGCTCCTCTCCGTACGAGATCAGCGTGAAGCGCGACCCGTCCAGCCCGAAGCTGGAAAAGAAGTCACGCACGGCCTCGGCGCGGCGCTGGCCCAGCGCGATGTTGTACTCGGTCGAGCCGCGCTCGTCGGCGTGCCCCTCGATACGGAGACGCACGGCGGGGCTGGCGCGCAGGATGTCCACCTTGTCGCGCAGGACACGCTGCGCGTCCGGCGTCAGGTTGGCCATGTTGTACTCGAAGAACACCAGGGCCGTGAGCGCGGAGCGGGCCATCTCGATCTGGCGCTGGCGCTCGGCCTCGGCGCGGGCTTCGGCCTCGCGACGGGCGCGCTCTGCCTCCTCAGCTTCGCGGCGGCGACGCTCTGCATCGTCGTCGTTGGCGGTGGGCTGGGGCGCCGGTGCCGGAGGGGGCTCCTTCTTGCAGCCTCCGATCGGGAGGGCGATGGCGAAGGCGAGGACCAGCAGGGTGCGAGGCTTCATTCGTTCTCCAGGCTTCTTGATAGGGGACGTCCGCACGGCCGGGGTCGGCACCTCGAAGCCGCACCCACGACCCATTGTGTTCGCTGTGGCATGAACCGGGCCCGCGCCAGCATATAAGGTAGGAAGCCTAGTTCCGCAATATGTTTCCGGCCGCGGAGACCAGGCGGGGCGACCACTCGGGGGCCCGCGCCCGGATGTTGGGCACCACGAGGCGGACGCGTCCGCTGACGGCGTCGACCACCCAGAGCCCGGTTCCGTTCGAGCGTTCCCCTACGAAAACGATGTGTCGACCGTCGGGGGCCCAGCTGGGATCCTCGTTCTGGCCCTCCCGGGTGAGCTGTACCAACGAGCGCGCCCGCCCCCGCCCCACCTCCGCCACCAGGATCTGGTAGCGACCGCGCTCGATGCGGCCGTGGAAGACGATCCGGTCCCCGAAGGGGGACCAGTCCGGGGAGGTGTAGTAGCCCCGCTCGCGGATGTCGAAGGGAGAGAGCAGCTCGCCCTCCCCCCCGCTGGAGGGCATCACGAAGATCTGCGGCGCCGCTTCGCCGGCCAGCCGAGACGTCATGTAGGTCAGCCGCGCTCCATCAGGCGAGTAGCTGGGTGAGATGTCGTCGTAGCGCCGGGCGTTCGTTAGCCGCTCCAGGCAGCAGCCCCGGCCGATGTCGTACGTGTACAATCCGCCGGACCCACCCCCGGCCACCCCGAAGGCGAGGTGCTGGCCGTCCGGGTGATAGGTGGGCGTCAGGAACATGGCATCGTCGATTCCGGGAACCGCCTTCTCCGAGCCGCTGACCAGGTCGAGCTCATAGATGCGGGCCGGGCCGTCCTTGTACGACGTGAAGGCGAGCCGGCCGCCGTCCGGGGACCAGGTGGGGGAGAGCGTGATGGTTCCGTACCGGGTCACCCTGCGCAGGTTCTCGCCATCCGCGTCGACCGTCCACAGGTCCTGGTTGCCATCCGCGTCCCGCCGCGAGAAGGCGATCCGGCTCGCGGCCATCCCCGGTTCGCCGGTGATCCACTCGACGATGGCGTCCGACACGGCATGCACAGCCATGCGGAACTCGTCGCTCTCCGGCAGGGGGAGTTGGAACCGCCCCCGCTGTTTGCGCTCGCGATACACGACATCGTGCAGCTCGAGCGCAAGCACGTATCCCGCCCCGCTGCCTTCCACCTGTCCGTTGAGCAGCCACACCGCCCCCAGGCGGTCCCATACTCCGTAGTTGACGGTGCCGTCCTCCACCATCTCCGGAGGCAGCGAATCGATCAGCTCGAACCGATCGGAATAGCGCAGATCCCGCGCGAGGATGGCGCCCACGCCATCCGTGATGGCTTCCCCGCCGAACCGCGCCGACAGGGGAGGAAACGCCAGCCCGGGTCGCTCGGCATTGGGGTCGTAGACGAGACCCAGCCGCACGTTGGGGAACTCCTCCTGGGCGTTCAGCGAGCGCGCCGCTGCTCCGAACACGAGGAGGAGCAAGAGCAGGAGCTGGACGGCCTGTGGGAGGCGCTTGTGCATGGAGCTCGGTTCCGGTGCCGGAGAGGATGGTCCGCGGCGGCGCGCGCGAGGCCGATGGGCCTTCATCCGCCGCGCGGAGCGAAGAAGAACTCGATGGGAAGGACGTCCCAGGCGAAATCGTCAGGAAGCGGGCCCAAGTGTCCGTCTCTGCCCGCACACTCCACCGCCTCGATCGCCCGCACGTCGAACGCCAGATTCCCGGTCGATTCTACCTTGCGGATGTCTGAAACGGTCCCGTCCCGATGGATGACGAACTGGACCGTTGCGGAGTGACGCCCGGGCGGTGGACGAAAGCACCGTCCGAGTTGGGCCACGATGTTCCCGTAGTATTGGGGATAGTCGCGGCGCAGTCCCTCGAGACGGACGTTCAAGTCCTCCCCACCCTCTTCGCTGGGCTTGGCCTCCGGGTCGGTGGTGGTGGCGCGGCGGGGCTTCTCCTCGGGAGGGTCGGGCGTGGGCTCCGGCTTGGGGGGCTCCGGCCGCTGCTCCGGGGGCGGGGTCACCTCCTCCTTCTGCTCCGGGGGCGGAGGTGCCTCCTCAGGCTGCGGATCGGGCTCTTCGACCACCAGCTCTTCTTCGGGCACCGCCGCTTCCTCGATCTCGGCCGCCTGCGCCGGGGGCGGAGAGAAGAGTTGGATGCGCACGGTCTCGAAGTGGGGACGCTCCGGACGCAGGCTCGCGACGGCCCAGGCCACCAACACGGCCAGCACATGTCCGCCGGTGCTGAGGAGAACGGAGCGCCGGTCCGGCCCCGAGCGCCGGCGGGAGGTGGCCGCCGCCTTGGGAGGGCGGACGATGGCCATCAGCGTTCCCGAGGAGCCGACTCGACCACGACGCTCAACTGAACCCCCTCTACCTGGTTGACCGCATCGAACGCCTCGATGACCCGGCCGTAGGGGACCTGCCGATCCCCACGCAAATAGACCGTCCCGCCGCCGGAACGTTCCGCCAGGCGTGCGACCAGCTGGCGAAGCGACTCCGCCGTTTCAACGGGCTGGTCCTCCACGAAGAAGGTCCCGTCGCGGTCGATGGAGACGATGATGGGGGTTCGATCCGCATCGAGCGGTGCGACGTTGCCCTCGGGCAGATCCACCTCGATGCCGCCCTGCAGGATGGGGGCGGTGATGATGAAGATGACCAGCAAGGTGAACGCAACGTCCACGAGGCTCGTGACGTTGATCTGGGCGTCCGCGGGCAGACCGCGCCGTACGGAGCCGCGCGATCTCACAACCGACCCTCCCGGGCCAGGGCGCCGATGAACTCGCTGGAGAAGCCCTCCAGCTCGCTCATGAAGAAGTCGAGCTTGGCCGCGAAGTGGTTGTACGCCACCACTGCGGGAATGGCCACGAAGAGCCCCGCCACGGTCGTGGTGAGGGCGCCGCCCACACCGGGCGCCACCGCCGCGATGTTGGCCGACCCGGCCGCGGCGATGCCGAAGAAGGTGTTCATCACGCCGATGACCGTCCCCATCAGGCCCAGCAAGGGCGCGATGGAGCCGATGATCGCCAGCCAGGGCAACCCGCGTGACAAGTCGTCGCGCTCCTCCGCCTCTTCCTTCTCCATGACCAGACGCAGCGCCTCCAGCTGGGTCAGGGACAGGCCTTCGCCACTGCGCTGGCCTTGCAGCACGCCGGGTCGCAGATCGGAGAAGAAGTTGATGCCCCGCCGGAAGACCCGCCCGTAGGGCGAGTCGGGAAGCGCCATCAAGGCCCGCATCGCTTCCTCGATGCGTTTGGCGCGCTCCATCTCGTCGATGAAGCGGCTCCCCTGGCGCTGCACGGCTCCGAACTGCCGCGCCTTCCAGAGGATCATGATCCAACTGATGACCGAGAGCACGGCCAGGACCACCAGGACGATCTGGTTGAGGATCCCACCGCTTCTGACCATCCCCCAGGCGTTGGTGGGGGCGCCGGCCTGGAGGAGCAGCAGGGGGAGTGGGCTCACCCGGCCACCCTCGCCGCCGCGATGTGCTCATAGGTTTCGCGGAGCCCATCCCGGATGGCGAAGCGCGGAGCCCATCCGGTCCGGCGCAACTGGGACGCGTCCAAAGTGCTGTGCCGCAGCTCGCCCACGCGGGCGCCACGGTACTCGCGTCCCGGGTGCACTTCGGCGATCTCCTCGAGGAGGTCGGCCAGACGATTGACGCTCGTGCCCACGCCCGTTCCGACGTTGAAGGCCACGTCGTCGAGCTCACTCCCCTCCAGGGAGAGGTCGGACACGCGCAGGTTCGCGCTCACCACGTCCTTCACGTACACATAGTCACGGGTCTGCTCGCCGTCGCCGAAGACGGTCAGCGCCTGCTTGTCGAGGAGGCGCTGCGAGAAGATCGCCACTACACCCGCCTCGCCGTGCGGGTCCTGTCGGGGTCCGAAAACGTTGGAGTAGCGGAGCGCCACGTACTCGAGACCCCGCTCCTTGCGGTAGTAGTTGAGGTAGTACTCTCCGGTGAGCTTGGAGACGCCGTACGGCGAACGGGGATCCTTGGGCGCCCGCTCCGGCGTGGGGATCTGCTCGGGCTCGCCGTAGACCACCCCACCGCTGGACACGAAGACGAAGCGCTTCGTGCCGGTGCGGATGGCCGCTTCCGTGAGGTTGAGCAGCCCCAGCGTGTTGGTGGTGGCGTCCCGGCGGGGATCGGCGACGGAGATGCGGACGTCGATCTGGGCGGCGTGGTGGTTGACCAGGTCGAAGCCCACCTCGTCGAACAGCGCGCCGACGTCGGCATCCCCGATGTCCATGTGGACCAGCTCCGCCCCGGCGGGGACGTTGGAGCGCTTTCCGCTGGACAGGTTGTCCAGGATCCACACGCGGTCGCCCCGGGCCACAAAGGCCTCGGCGACATGGCTTCCGATGAACCCGGCTCCGCCGGTGACCAGCACCTTTCTTTGCGTTGTCATCCTGCTCTCGGTCCTTTGTCCGTTCCCGGGGCGCGGCCTGGCGCCACCGCCCGGGTCCTGCCTCACAAAAAGATCGCGTCGGATAGCTCACCGGCGTCCAAGCCGCCGGGAGCCTCCCGACGCGACCCACGCACATCCCTCGGGGACGTTCCGTAATCGCGTTGTTCTCGCCACGCAAGGGTCGCGGGCGATCCGCGCTTGCTCGAATCTACGGCATCTTTCGGCTCAGGTGCAGAACCAAGCCTTCCGTGAAGGCCGGCGTGTCGATCGACAGGATGCGCGCCGAGGATCGGTGCTCCCGCACGCCGAGGATCTGGACCCGTCCGATCGGCTCCGGCTCCCATCCCTCCGCGGGGGGCAGGTAGCCGATGAACTCGTCTCCCACGACCACTCCATCCGCCCGGCCGACGTCGAGGAACATCACGTCGCCCAGGAGCTGCAGCTCGTGTTGCCGCTGGAACGCCAGGATCCGGGTGTCGAGCATCTGGCCGGTCGCCTCCGGCGTCACGCCGGCCCGCAGCCCGAAGGGCTCCGGCACCTTCACCCAGTCGCCCAGGCGCAGCGGCTGATACTCCTCGGCCACCTCTGCAACCACACCGTCCCCCTCCAGCCGCAGGACCTCGAGCACACCGGTCGGAACCACGACGTCACCGAGGTCCTTGATCCGGCGCTCGATGCGGAAGGTCTGGAGCATGTCCCCCGGTCGGACGGCCACCGGGTTGTCCAGACGGACGTGCAGCAGGTCGAAGGGCTGCGCGGTCATCCGGGTCGACCGTACGCCCGAGGCGACGCTGAAGGTCTGGACGCGACCGATCGCTCCGGTGGGCTCGTCCACCTCGAGGAGCCAGCCCGCCGCCTGGAAGGCGTCGACGGGCACGGTGGGCCGCAGCATGGCCACCTCTTCGGCCCGGGCCAGCAGTGGCGCTTCCACCGTCACCGTGCGAGCCGGCCCGCTCCAGAAGGCGGTCCGAGGCGCGGAGGGCTCGACCGGGGGTGCGGGACGGGGGGCCGGGGTGGCGCGCCGCTGCTCCCGCACCGGCGGGGCCGGCTGCGTGGTGACCTCGACCGTGCGGACCGCGGCTCCGGCGGCACCTGGAATCCTGAGCTCCAGGCCGGGCTCGATCTGGTTGGGATTGGGGATCCGGTCGCGGTTGGCCTCATAGATGACCCGCCAGGACGCCACGTCCCCGAAATAGGCTCGCGCGATGGAGGACAGGGTCTCGCCGGTCTGAACCCGATGAACCCGTTCGGTCGCTTCCTGGGCCGTGAGTGCATGGCCGCCCAAGGCGACGAGAGTGAGCAAAACGTACAGGACCCGGCGCATGGAGATCTCCTTGGAAGCCGGGGTGGCCGGGCTGGGAAGATCGACCCTGGGCCCGGGAAAAGCCTGAAGGGAGGCCCGATTCCAGGACTGCTCCCGGACCGGCGCCACCTCCGCGCCCTCCACCCGATGTGCCTTCGACGGCCCCGAGGGCCGCACGCTCCGTGCCAGCCACCCCCCCGAGGGAGGAGGGCTCAGCCGGCCTGGGCGGGGGGAGTCGAGGCCCGGGCTTCGGGAGTGGCCCAGCCGCCGGCCAACCACTCGTCGCCGGAGCGGAACTCCAGGCTGGCCACCTCCACGCTCAAGCCGGCCTGGGCCGCGGCCCGCACCAGGTTGCGCACTTGATCGTCGGGCGTATTGGGGAGCGAGAAAATGACGTGCTGGGCCCCGTAGAGGCGGGCGATGGCAGGGAGCCTGGAGACGGGCCCCAGCACCCGCACCCCACCGATGAGGCTGCGGTGCGCCTTGGGGTCGTCGTCGGCGAACCCGATCACGTTGTAGCTCCGGTCGGTCCGACGCTGCAGCGAACGATACACGGGGAGCACGGCGTCCGCCGTGCCGGCGATCAAGGTGCGCCGGCCTTCCCGCGCCCAGCGGTCGAGGACGGTGACCTCTCCCAAGGCACGCACGCCCAACCGGGTGAAGCCGAAGAAGAGCAACGAGAGAACGCCCTCGAGCACGATCACGCTGCGTGGGAACGATGGAGCCTTGAGCAGGAACAGGACCGCGGTGAACAGGAGCGACCCGATCAGGACGGCGGCCACCAGACGCAGCGCGTCGCGCGCGAGCCCGAAGTGCCACTGCGTTTCGTAGATGCCCATGAGCAGCGCCAGCCCCACCCGGAATGCGATCAAGTACGGGAGCGCCAGTGCGAGGTTGCCGAGCTGGTCCGGAGAGATCTGGCCGTCGAAGCGCAGCAGGAACGCCAGGTAGAGGGCGGCGAACACCAGAACCACGTCGCCCGCTAGCGCCACGATGCGGATAACCCAGCGATGCCAGGCCGAGCCCTCCCAGCCGGCCGCCACCCGCTCGACCTGGAACTCCTCGTAGTTCTCGTGCACGCGGGCCTGATAGAGGAACGCCCCCAGGTACATGAGAACGATGAGGAAGAGCGAGGCCCCCGCGGCGTATTCCAGCGGAGAGAGCCGGAGCACGAGCAGGCCCAGCGTCCCTCCCGCCGCCGAAAGCACATAGACGGCCAGCAAGGCCCTCCCTCGCGAGAGCCCATGCGCGATCAAGCGGTAGTTGATGTGGTCGGCTTTGCCGCGGCTGACGGGGATCCCCGACAACTTGCGTGTGACGGTGACGAAGGTCGTGTTGAAGATCGGCACGGCCAGCAGCAGCGTAGGCGCCAGGACGGTGAACGTAAGGTTGGTGAGCCCTCTCCAGCTTCCTCCGATGGCGAGGCCCGCCAGCAGGAACCCGAGGAACATCGAGCCCGAGTCGCCGAGGAAGATGCGGGCGGGAGGGAGGTTGTAACGGAGAAACCCGAGGCAAGCCCCCGCCACGATCCAGGAGAAGAGCGCTGCCTCCGGGCGGTCGGTCATCCCCGCGAACAGAGCCACGAACACGGACGCTACCGCGGCGACGCCGGGCAGCATGCCGTCCATGTTGTCCACGAGGTTGAACGCGTTGGTCACTCCCACGAACCAGAGGAGCGTCAAGGGAACCGCCAACCACTCCAGCCGCGACCCCAGCGGGAAGGTCACGCCCAACACCACCATGGCCGTCGCCGCCGTGAGTTGGATCAACAGCTTCATGCGGGGTAGCAACAGGCGTACGTCGTCCCAGACCCCGGCGAAGAACAGCAAGCTGGCACCCAGGAAGACCGTGGCCACCTCGGCCACGTCCGTGCCCGTTCCGCCCAGCGCGGTCAGCACGCTGCCCACGACGAGCCAGATCGCGATGCCGCCACCTACGGGGACCGGGGTGGGATGATTGGGATCGGGTGCGGACACCAGGCCGAGCCGCGGCAAGAGGCGAACGGCAACGGCGGTCAGGACGAACGTGCCGAGTGCCGCCACGCCCGTCGCGACCAGCGTCTGCAGCAGTGGAGTCACGCTCCGGCGGCTCCCGCCCCGTCGAGGGCCGGATCGAGCAGCTCGCGGTGTTCCCGCACCCATTCCGCAGTGCGCAACACGGCGTCGTCGAGCTCGATGCCGGGCCGGAACCCGAGCAGGTCTGTCGCTTTGCGCAGCCGGGGCACCCGTACGTCGATGTCGGAGAAGTCGATCTCCACGAACTTCACCTTGGAGGGCGAATCCAGGAGCCGCACCACGCGCTGCGCCAGATCGTAGATCGTGAGCGTGTTGCGTGGATTCCCCAGATTGAAGGTCTCGCCCACCGCCTCGGGCATGTGCATCACCCGCAGCAGCCCGTCCACGAAATCGTCGATGTAGCACCAGGAGCGGATCTGGGTACCGTCGCCGTGCACCTCCAGGTCTTCGCCCCGTAGCGCGGCCAGGATGAAGCGCAGCATGGCGTGATCCCCGAGACGGAGCCGGCCGAACACGTTGAACGGCCGCACGATCGCCGTGGGCATGCCGAGCTCGCGGTGATAGGTATGCACCAGATGCTCGCCGGCCAGCTTGGCGATCGAGTACGTCCAGCGGGCTTCGCTGACTGGACCGATGGTCGAGGGGGTGTCTTCACCGGCCCGGAAGGCGCTCATCCCGAACACTTCGCTGGTGGAGAAGTAGACCACCCGCTCGAGGTCACGTCGTCCCTCGAGGGCACGCAGCAGGTTGGACGTCCCGATGAAGTTGATCTCGATGGTGTCCCTTCCCCTGGACAGCACGTTCTTGACGCCCACCACAGCGGCCAGGTGCACCACCGAGGTAACGCCGTCGACGGCCTGCCGCAGCGCATCGGCATCCATCACGTCGCCGACGGTCACCTCCAGATTGGGGTGTCCCCAGGCTCGGCTGAGCGAGGCACTGCTCCCCTCGAAGTCGAGGTCGAAGAGGCGCACCTGGTTGCGCTCCACGAGCCGCTCCGCGAGCGCAGCTCCGATGAAGCCGGCGCCGCCCGTGATGAGAATGCGGCGCCCTTCGATGGTGGGGGTCGGAGTCACGGGGATTTCAATCCTCGAATGGAGTCGATGAACGCGTCGATGACGAACGACTGCTCGTCTTCGGTGAGCTCGGGGAAGATGGGGAGCGACAAGGCCGTTTCGGCGAAGCGCGTTGCGTTGGGGAAGTGGCCGGCATCCTCGGCCAGGTGAGCGAACACGCCTTGTCCATGGAGCGGCGGGTAGTAGAGCCGGTTGCCGACCCCTCGCTCGCTCAGGGACGCGCGCACGGTGTCCCGGTGTCGAGACCCCGATGCTCCCTCCACGCGCAACGTGTAGAGCTGGTAGTTCGCGTCCTCCGCCTGGCGCTCGTGGGGCACCACTACGTCCGGCAGGACGTGAAAGGCGTGACTGTAGCGTCCGGCAATCTGCCTACGCCGCCTCACCGCCTCCGGCAGCCGCTCCAGCTGCACGAGCCCGATGGCGCCCATCATCTCGGGCATGCGGAAATTGAAGCCCAGCTCGGTCCACTCGAACTTGCCCGTGTCCCCGAAGTTGCGGAAACGACGGCAGCGCTCGGCCAGGGCGGCGTCGTCGGTGACGATCATTCCGCCCTCCCCGGTGGTCATCGGCTTGGAGGGAGTGAACGAGAAGATCCCGATCCGTCCGAGGGTTCCGGTGCACCGCCCGCCCTGATAACGGGCCAGATGGGACTCGGCCGCGTCCTCCAGGACGGGGATCCCATGGCGCTCGGCGATCTCGAGGATCGGCCCCATCTCGGCGCTGTGCCCCGCGTAGTGCACCGGCACGATCGCGCGCGTTCGCGGTCCGATGCAGCGCTCCAAATCGGAGGGATCGAGACCGTAGGTGCGCATCTCGATGTCGGCGAGCACGGGCCGCGCACCCAGAAAGAGGGCCGCGGAGGCGGTCGAGACGAACGTCATGTCCGGGCATACGACCTCGTCGCCCGCGCCGACACCCAGCGCGCCCATCGCCACGAGCAACGCGCTCGATCCGGAGTTCACCGCGATCGCGTGCTCCGCCCCGATCAAGGCAGCGAAGCGAGCCTCGAACTCCGCGACCGCGGCCCCTTGGATCAGCCAGCGGGATGCGACCACCTCGCGGGCAGCCTCGGCTTCCTCCGGTCCCATCCAGGGACGGGCCAACGGCACGCGCATTCCGCGGGCTCCCTCCACGTCCGGACCCACAAGCGACGGTGTGGGGGGCGGTCTCACGAGCCCTCCAGGAGGCGCGTCGGAACCCCCACCGCGGTGGCGCCCGCGGGCACGTCGCGGATCACCACGCCCCCCGCGCCGACCACCGCGCCCCGCCCCACCGTGCGACTCGGGATCACCACCGCTCCCGTACCCAGATACGCCTCCGGCTCCAAGACGACCCGCCCGGCCAGATCGACTCCGGGCGACAAGTAGCAATAGTCGCCGATCCGGACGTCGTGCGCGACCGTACACCCCGGATTGACCACCACGTGCCTGCCCACCTCCACCTCGACCGTGAACGTGCACCCGGCCATCACGAGACTTCCCTCCCCGATCGTGACCCAGGGGGTGAGCTCCACCGACGGGTGGATGGCCGTCGCCCACCGCACGCCTTTGCGAGTGAAGCTCTCGTCCAGGCGGCGCCGCGCCCCCGGCGAGCCCACGGTGATCAACACCTGGACCTCCGGAGGAGCCCGGTCCAACCAGTCCACCCCGCCCAGGACGGGAACGCCCAGCACCGTGCTGCCCACCCGCTCGGGGGCGTCGTCCAGGAATCCCAGGACCGTCCAATGCGGGTCCCGCGCGTGCAGGGCATGAAACACCGAAAGCGCG is a window from the Gemmatimonadota bacterium genome containing:
- a CDS encoding LysM peptidoglycan-binding domain-containing protein, whose protein sequence is MRRVLYVLLTLVALGGHALTAQEATERVHRVQTGETLSSIARAYFGDVASWRVIYEANRDRIPNPNQIEPGLELRIPGAAGAAVRTVEVTTQPAPPVREQRRATPAPRPAPPVEPSAPRTAFWSGPARTVTVEAPLLARAEEVAMLRPTVPVDAFQAAGWLLEVDEPTGAIGRVQTFSVASGVRSTRMTAQPFDLLHVRLDNPVAVRPGDMLQTFRIERRIKDLGDVVVPTGVLEVLRLEGDGVVAEVAEEYQPLRLGDWVKVPEPFGLRAGVTPEATGQMLDTRILAFQRQHELQLLGDVMFLDVGRADGVVVGDEFIGYLPPAEGWEPEPIGRVQILGVREHRSSARILSIDTPAFTEGLVLHLSRKMP
- a CDS encoding NAD-dependent epimerase/dehydratase family protein; its protein translation is MTPTPTIEGRRILITGGAGFIGAALAERLVERNQVRLFDLDFEGSSASLSRAWGHPNLEVTVGDVMDADALRQAVDGVTSVVHLAAVVGVKNVLSRGRDTIEINFIGTSNLLRALEGRRDLERVVYFSTSEVFGMSAFRAGEDTPSTIGPVSEARWTYSIAKLAGEHLVHTYHRELGMPTAIVRPFNVFGRLRLGDHAMLRFILAALRGEDLEVHGDGTQIRSWCYIDDFVDGLLRVMHMPEAVGETFNLGNPRNTLTIYDLAQRVVRLLDSPSKVKFVEIDFSDIDVRVPRLRKATDLLGFRPGIELDDAVLRTAEWVREHRELLDPALDGAGAAGA
- a CDS encoding DegT/DnrJ/EryC1/StrS family aminotransferase, whose protein sequence is MRPPPTPSLVGPDVEGARGMRVPLARPWMGPEEAEAAREVVASRWLIQGAAVAEFEARFAALIGAEHAIAVNSGSSALLVAMGALGVGAGDEVVCPDMTFVSTASAALFLGARPVLADIEMRTYGLDPSDLERCIGPRTRAIVPVHYAGHSAEMGPILEIAERHGIPVLEDAAESHLARYQGGRCTGTLGRIGIFSFTPSKPMTTGEGGMIVTDDAALAERCRRFRNFGDTGKFEWTELGFNFRMPEMMGAIGLVQLERLPEAVRRRRQIAGRYSHAFHVLPDVVVPHERQAEDANYQLYTLRVEGASGSRHRDTVRASLSERGVGNRLYYPPLHGQGVFAHLAEDAGHFPNATRFAETALSLPIFPELTEDEQSFVIDAFIDSIRGLKSP
- a CDS encoding acetyltransferase → MTSVAQPGPVVLIGAGELGRDALSVFHALHARDPHWTVLGFLDDAPERVGSTVLGVPVLGGVDWLDRAPPEVQVLITVGSPGARRRLDESFTRKGVRWATAIHPSVELTPWVTIGEGSLVMAGCTFTVEVEVGRHVVVNPGCTVAHDVRIGDYCYLSPGVDLAGRVVLEPEAYLGTGAVVIPSRTVGRGAVVGAGGVVIRDVPAGATAVGVPTRLLEGS